In Paludibaculum fermentans, the genomic stretch CACCCGCAGCATCACCTGCTTCTCAATCGGCCCGGCCTTCACCCTCAAATTGTTCACCACGCTCTTGGCCATCGGGGTGATATAGGCCACAAGCCGGTCGACCACAAGCTGGCTCGACACTGTACCCGTGATCGAGATGGTGTCCTTGGCGCTGGCTACCTGGATGTCTTCCTTCGGGAACGCATCGCGGATCAGCTTTCGTGCCGGCTCCAGATTCTGCTCCACATTGATGTTGTAGAAGTTGCGCTGTCCCGACTTCGCCCAGATCACCAGCGTCGCGGCGCCAAGACCCTTGGCGTGCAGCAGGATCTCCCGCGTGGAAACAGGCACGTAGTCCACTACTTCCGGATTCGACGTCGAGATCCGGTTCACATCCTCCGGGTAGTCGATGACCACGCTCTTGCCCAACGTGACGCGGATGTCTTCCGCCCCACCCTGCGCGTGCAGAGCCTGTGCTCCGGATACCACGATAATGGCCAGCCCAACGGCCAGGCCAAGCGCGAGTTTGACGATTCGTTTCATGGCGCTTACTGGTTCCTTCCGGCGTCGTCGTTCGATTTCTTGCTGGCTACGTTCTCGACTCTCTTGTCGATGCCGCGAATCGTAATGATCTGGTCAGGCACAGGAGCCGGTGGCGGAGCGGCCACGGGCGTGGCGGCCACGGCCACGGGCTGCGGCCGGGGCCGGGGCCGCCTGGCCACCAGTCCATCCGGATCGTCCGAGTTCTGCCCATTCCCGCCACCTGTCATCCGGCTGTGGCTGCCATATAGGGTCGAAAGGCTCAGCCCTTCCGTCTTCTCGATGTTCTGGTCGCCGCCGTTGCGCAGCACCAGTTGGATGCGGCCTTCATTGCCGGCCAGCGTCAACAACTCAGCCTGCTGCGGCGTCACCAGCACGGTCACGTTCGGCGCGTCCACCGGCTTGCCCGACTGGTCGGTCTGCATCATCTGGCCCGATGACAGCACCAGGATGTTCTGCAGCACCGTCTTCGTCACCGTCGTCCCATTGCCCGGCGGATGGCCCGTGATCAGCACGTCCACGCGCATTCCAGGCAGCACGTAACCCGCCACGCCCACCACGTCGTTGACGCGAACCGTCACGGCTCGCATACCGACGGGGATGATCGGCGCCAGGCCTACGCCGCTGCCGCGCTGCGCCAGGCGGCCTTCGCTGATCGGCTCTTCAGCCAGGATCGAGGACACCACCGGACGGTCCAGCACGTCTTCCGGCTTGCTGAACGCACCCTTGGGGAACGCCTGCACTGGTACCTTGATCACCTTCACGTCCGCCGTCTTCACGGTGAGGCCCACCGGCAGCGGCCGCGCGGCGATTACCATATCTCGCAGGTCGCTGACCTCCTGCTTCTTTGGGCCGTTGGCCCGCGAGGTCATCTGGTAAAAGATGCTGCTGACAACCAGAGCAAACACCAGACTCACCCCGAGTACTGTTAGAAACCTGCGATCCATTTTCTTGCCTCCTGATCCATGGCCTTGACCGTCGCCGGTATAAGGCGCTTTGCCATCCAATTTCGATGTCCAGCCCCGTGGGCCGTGGATCGTGTCTCCACTCCACCGCGTTGCACCATCGATAGGCCCGCGGAGTTAAGCTGCCGGACTCCACTTCCGGCTCGCCTCCACAGTGCCAGCGGGCAGCCTGTACCACCGGCCGCCTCCATCGCCTTCATCACATACGCCTCCGGGAACGTCCGCTCCGCGCATACTCGGAGCGCCGCTCTCTGACAGGCTCCAGCGGTCCGGGCAACAATGGCCCCGCCGCAAAGCCCGTCGCCAGCGCGAAGGAGATCAAATCCTCGCCTGAGGGCAGCCGCCATTCGCAGTCCGCCGCCATGCCGCGAGCCACTACATTCGCCAGTGGTGCTTCCATCTCCAAACGGGATATCGCCGTGCCGGGGGTCATCAACGTCTCCTGTGCATCTTTCGGCTGTCTCAAGGATTTTCATTAGCCCCCGCATCCGTGTTTTCAATCCTGGCCCGGGCCTCTCCGACCCCCTCCGCCGCACGCCGCCGGAACACGATCGCCTTGCCGTCGTCTTCCACCACCTGCCACTCGCCCGATTCCTTCAAAACCGTCGCCAGCGGCGATTTCACCTTCAGCAGGGCCGCCGTGAAGCCGTACTTCCGCATCACGTCCCGCCAGCGGTATTCCCCGGCCATCATCTGCGCGTATTCCTTCGTCAGCGCCTCGCCGTAAAAGTCACTGCGCCCGTCGAAGAACACCTTTTGCTGCGGATAGAACTTGTAGATCAGGTAGTCCGCCCATTGGTCTTCCGTCGCCACCCGCGACGTCTTCAGCAGGTCCGCGTGCCGCGCCGCCATCTTGGTCGGAAACCGGAAGCTCGGAAAATCCGTCGGCCAAGGGATCGGCAGAATCGGCAAGGCAATCAAAATAAAGGGGATCACTGCCCAGACGCTGGTCCGTTGCAGGCCCGGCTGCGCCTCGCGCGCCAAACCCTGCAGAATCCCCAACGTCGACTTCTTCCCTGCTCCGCTGGTCCAGGCCATCCAGGCTCCCTGGATCTCATCGGCCAGAAACGGCAAAGCCAGGGCTACAAAAATGGGAATATGCCGGGCCGACACTAAGGAGGAGTGCGCCCAGAACAGGATCAGCAGCGGCCCGACGAACTGCTTCCGCCGTAAGGCCCACCCGGCCCCCACCAGCGAGGCCAGCATGATCAGCTCGAACTGCGACATGTTCTCTGACCGGAAGCTCGGCGACTGGAACTCGCTCACCATATCCTTGATCCAGCCGACGCTCAGGTACTCCGCCATGTGGGCATGCAGCCGCCACCCATACGGGTTCAGCAGCGACGCCCCCACACAGGCCGCAGCCAGCAGAAGATAGCGCTTTACCGTCGCCCATTGCGCCGTTCCGAACCACGCCTCCAGCGCCGTCCCCACCGCCACCAATCCCAGAATCGAGATCAGCGCCAGCCACCCGCCATGCAGATTCGTCCACACGGCCGTCACCGGCACCAGCGCCCAGATCCACTTCGTCGGCTTCTTCAGATCCGCCTGGATCAGCCAACTGCACCCTGCCACCAGCAGCAGCGTCCAAAGATGCGGACGCGCCAGCAGATGCACCGTGGCCGACCCGAAGCCCATCAAGGCAAGCGGTAATGCAATGAAAACATTAGCCCCACGCCACACCATGTGGCGGAAAATCAACCCGCAGAACAAAGCCGAACAGAGGATGCCGAACAGCAGCACGCCTTTCATCCCCGCCGCCGAATGCATCAGCGAGAACAGAATGTCCGACAGCCACTCCCACGCAAACCACGCCTGGCCCGGCTTTGTGAACGAGAAAATGTCGCCGCTGACAAACTGGCGGTGCTGCAGGATCCAATCCCCGGTCCGGATGTGCCAGCCCGTGTCGCCATCAAAGAGCAACAGGCCCGTGCCGCCGTCCGCCAACCCGAAGAACCAGAACGGCAGCGACACAAACAGCAGGTCGAACAGCGAGGGCCACAGCCACCGCGCCAGGCCGCCCTTTTCCATCGCACCGATCCCGGTTCCCGGCACGGGCAGCGCCGCGCTCTGTCCCGCCATGGGATTGCTGGAAGTGGCCATGTGACCGCGAGATCCTCCTGAGGCTGGGACCTGAGAGGTCCCTCAGGTTTAGATCGGCGCGGAGAGCGGAAACAATTAGCCCACGGCTACTTCCTGGGCAGAAAGAATAGGGCCTTCTTGTCCTCGTCCGCCAGCCGCCATTCCGGCGCCTGGTTCAGGACGCTCGCCAGCGGACTCCGCCGGTCCACTAGAAATGCCGTAAACCCATACTTCTGGGTGAGTTGCCTCCAGTTGTAAGGGGCATTCAGCAGATTGCAGTAATCCCGCGCCAGCTTCTCGCCATAGAAGTCGCCGCGCCCATCCACAAACACCTTCTGCCGCGGAGACGACCGGTAGATCAGATAGTCCGCCCATTGATCCGAGGTAAACACCCGCGCCCGCGCCAGCTCCTCCCGGTGCCGCTCCACCATCTGGATCGGGAACGACTCCGCCGTCAGGTTGTCCGGCCACCGGATGGGCGCCCACGGAACCGCCAGAAACGGCAGCACGGCCCATGCACTCGCCCGTGCGATCGCCGGCTGCGCATCGCTGGCCATCCCCCGCAGAATCCCCGCCATCGACTTCTTCCCCGCCCCGCTAGTCCAATCCCGCCACAGCCGGCCCAGTTCCTCCGCCACCGCGGGCAGCGCCAGCGTCAGGAACAGGGGAATATGCCGCGCCGAGACCAGGCTCGAGTGAGCCCAGAAGAGAATCAGTACGGGCCCCACCAGTTCCTTGCGCCGCACCATCCGGCTCACCGCCAGCAGCGAGCCCAGCAGCACCAGCTCGAACATCATCATGTTCTCTGAGCGGAACACCGGAGACTTGAACTCGTTCGTCAGCTCCTTCACCCACGCCGCGTTCAGGTACTCCAGGACATGCGCATGCAGGTGCCACGAGTACGGATTCACCAGCGACGCCGCCAGGCACGCGCCCGCCAGCCCGGTATACCGCCACACCGTCTTCCATTGCGCGGCACCCAGCAGGGTCTCGGCCGCCTTCGCCGCCGCCACCAGCCCCAACACTGCCACCAGGGCCAGCCAGCCGCCGTGCAGATTCGTCCAGAGCACGGTCAACGGCACCAGCAGCCAGATCCGCCGGCCCGGACTCTTCAGATCCCGCTGGATCAGCCACCCCGACAGTGCCAGCAGCACCATCGTCCAGACATGCGGACGCGCCAGCAGGTGGACGCTCGCCGCTCCAAAGCCCAGCATCGCCAGTGGAAACGCGATGAAGATGTTGGCGCCCCGCCACACCATCTGCCGGAACAGCAGCGCCAGGTACACGGACGACAGCGCAATCGTCAGCAGCACCAGCCCCTTCATCCCCAGGGCCGAGTGCAGCCCCGAATACAGCACGTCGCTCAGCCACTCCCACGCAAACCAGGGCTGCCCGGCCTTGCTGAACGAGAACAGGTCCTCGCGCACAAACTGCTTGTGTTGCAGGATCCAGTCGCCCGTGCGGATGTGCCAGCCCGTATCACCGTCCGACAGCAGGGACGACGCCACATCACCCGAGAGTCCGAAGAACCACAGCGGCAGCGCCACCACGATCACGTCGAACAGCGACGGCCAG encodes the following:
- the cpaB gene encoding Flp pilus assembly protein CpaB, encoding MDRRFLTVLGVSLVFALVVSSIFYQMTSRANGPKKQEVSDLRDMVIAARPLPVGLTVKTADVKVIKVPVQAFPKGAFSKPEDVLDRPVVSSILAEEPISEGRLAQRGSGVGLAPIIPVGMRAVTVRVNDVVGVAGYVLPGMRVDVLITGHPPGNGTTVTKTVLQNILVLSSGQMMQTDQSGKPVDAPNVTVLVTPQQAELLTLAGNEGRIQLVLRNGGDQNIEKTEGLSLSTLYGSHSRMTGGGNGQNSDDPDGLVARRPRPRPQPVAVAATPVAAPPPAPVPDQIITIRGIDKRVENVASKKSNDDAGRNQ